A stretch of the Drosophila sulfurigaster albostrigata strain 15112-1811.04 chromosome 2L, ASM2355843v2, whole genome shotgun sequence genome encodes the following:
- the LOC133835031 gene encoding uncharacterized protein LOC133835031 isoform X1 gives MIHFNFGAASATQTRRHTADINNTYTCIHIKQLTFYRLLPFTMDSSLLILNGDCLDNVFQFFSLDELMVIFGEVHPFIDDAIHQQLHRFRDFEFSMRFPPQYNEDQLQTLGGHLRSLNVNVGYSSRSVDVLKLLHQLFIGAKESGRLQALKIQHTNFTNLYMTIIMPVVSTLRELDLGRCDIEDYNQLMLLLQSATNLEILTLYNKDIACLDKSVLNRLRSLKINWLVGTAMFDVSEMSRKHPLLNIKVYHFDNVDMYGPPLIGKTGYFH, from the exons ATGATTCACTTTAATTTTGGAGCTGCGTCGGCTACACAAACACGTCGACACACCGCAGATATAaacaatacatacacatgcatacacattaAACAGCTGACATTTTATCGATTG TTACCATTCACAATGGACTCATCGCTGTTAATCTTAAACGGCGATTGCCTGGACAATGTTTTCCAATTTTTCTCGCTTGACGAGCTTATGGTTATTTTTGGTGAAGTACATCCGTTTATTGACGACGCCATCCATCAGCAACTGCACAGATTTCGTGACTTTGAGTTCAGCATGCGTTTTCCGCCACAATACAATGAAGACCAGCTACAGACACTTGGTGGACATTTACGAAGTCTTAATGTAAATGTGGGTTATTCTAGTCGATCTGTCGATGTGTTGAAACTGCTGCATCAATTGTTTATTGGCGCCAAAGAAAGTGGACGACTGCAGGCACTCAAAATTCAGCACACTAATTTTACCAACCTTTACATGACAATAATAATGCCAGTTGTGTCGACCTTACGTGAATTAGATCTTGGTCGTTGCGACATTGAAGATTACAATCAGTTGATGCTCTTGTTGCAATCTGCAACGAATTTGGAGATACTGACTCTTTACAACAAGGATATCGCTTGTCTGGATAAATCGGTGCTCAATCGATTGCGTAGCCTTAAAATTAATTGGCTAGTGGGAACGGCTATGTTTGATGTCTCTGAAATGAGCAGAAAGCATCCTCTCTTGAACATTAAAGTCTATCATTTTGATAATGTAGATATGTACGGACCTCCTCTCATCGGGAAAACTGGATATTTTCactaa
- the LOC133835031 gene encoding uncharacterized protein LOC133835031 isoform X2, which translates to MDSSLLILNGDCLDNVFQFFSLDELMVIFGEVHPFIDDAIHQQLHRFRDFEFSMRFPPQYNEDQLQTLGGHLRSLNVNVGYSSRSVDVLKLLHQLFIGAKESGRLQALKIQHTNFTNLYMTIIMPVVSTLRELDLGRCDIEDYNQLMLLLQSATNLEILTLYNKDIACLDKSVLNRLRSLKINWLVGTAMFDVSEMSRKHPLLNIKVYHFDNVDMYGPPLIGKTGYFH; encoded by the coding sequence ATGGACTCATCGCTGTTAATCTTAAACGGCGATTGCCTGGACAATGTTTTCCAATTTTTCTCGCTTGACGAGCTTATGGTTATTTTTGGTGAAGTACATCCGTTTATTGACGACGCCATCCATCAGCAACTGCACAGATTTCGTGACTTTGAGTTCAGCATGCGTTTTCCGCCACAATACAATGAAGACCAGCTACAGACACTTGGTGGACATTTACGAAGTCTTAATGTAAATGTGGGTTATTCTAGTCGATCTGTCGATGTGTTGAAACTGCTGCATCAATTGTTTATTGGCGCCAAAGAAAGTGGACGACTGCAGGCACTCAAAATTCAGCACACTAATTTTACCAACCTTTACATGACAATAATAATGCCAGTTGTGTCGACCTTACGTGAATTAGATCTTGGTCGTTGCGACATTGAAGATTACAATCAGTTGATGCTCTTGTTGCAATCTGCAACGAATTTGGAGATACTGACTCTTTACAACAAGGATATCGCTTGTCTGGATAAATCGGTGCTCAATCGATTGCGTAGCCTTAAAATTAATTGGCTAGTGGGAACGGCTATGTTTGATGTCTCTGAAATGAGCAGAAAGCATCCTCTCTTGAACATTAAAGTCTATCATTTTGATAATGTAGATATGTACGGACCTCCTCTCATCGGGAAAACTGGATATTTTCactaa